A segment of the Symmachiella macrocystis genome:
TTCGGACTCGGCTTCAACAGCCCCGTCGACATGAACTTTAGCGTTTTCGATGGTGCAAACGGTAATGGTAACACCTACAATGATGTCAACGGCATCACCCGTCTCTTGTTCTCAGGTGCGGTTGCATCGAACCACCTCGGTGCTGGCAATGCTACCAATGGCGATGCCGTTCACACTGTCGGTGGTGTTGTGGCAACAGGTTACTTAACTGGTCCGACCAATGCTTACTCCCCGCTTATCCCGCCGATCAGCGGAACAGGCGTTGGCGGAGGTCTTTCCTTCCTAGAACTGACAGCCACAGTTGACGCAACGGGCGTGATGTTCAACGTCGTCGACAATAACAATTTTCAAGTCGCCCTGACTGCAGTGACTGTCAATTTTTATGTTGACAACATTGATCCCGCGGCCCCAGGTGTTGGAAACTACAACTCCGGCGATGCTTCGACTTGGGTCGATGGCACCCCGGTCGCTACGTTCACCTTGGTCCCCGGAACGGGTGTCATTTCGTTCGCAGGTGCCGGAGTCAGTGGCTCCACCGAATTCGGTTCCGTTTTGACGGCTGACCCGGTCTTGGGCT
Coding sequences within it:
- a CDS encoding PEP-CTERM sorting domain-containing protein — its product is MKKSLFVASLVAAALLMPSTKAQAQFGLGFNSPVDMNFSVFDGANGNGNTYNDVNGITRLLFSGAVASNHLGAGNATNGDAVHTVGGVVATGYLTGPTNAYSPLIPPISGTGVGGGLSFLELTATVDATGVMFNVVDNNNFQVALTAVTVNFYVDNIDPAAPGVGNYNSGDASTWVDGTPVATFTLVPGTGVISFAGAGVSGSTEFGSVLTADPVLGFLAGEITNLVGNLLMFVTTDDEPLPPFPGALPSNIDAVFPGFSNGWGTGIDVQAAIDGSSTFDVVPEPSSFVLLSLGGVALVGVAARRRRNAKKAA